Proteins encoded within one genomic window of Nitrospira sp.:
- a CDS encoding chemotaxis response regulator protein-glutamate methylesterase yields the protein MALPLTQPQSVANPVRVLVVDDSAFMRKSLTTMLEEGKQIQVVGVARNGEEAVQQVQQLKPDVVTMDVEMPGMTGLQALQQIMAKNPVPVIMVSSVTVEGAQETLQALEWGAVDFIPKQLDGVASKIAEIQKILVPKVLAARYAGSKLKRLTVTGAPKLSVPVAKALSSRSVSVTRGTKLIAIGCSTGGPQALFEIIPTIPADCPAGIVIVQHMPSSFTKPFAERLNNLCALEVREAVDGDEVKPGRVLVAPGGMQFRVVKKTITTSVVKLAPNYEKHAHAPSVDIMLQSVAALFGERSIGVILTGMGHDGLDGMKAIKAVGGRTVAQDEASSVVYGMPKAVVEAGCAEKVVSLSKVIGEIMNMV from the coding sequence ATGGCACTCCCACTCACACAGCCGCAGAGCGTCGCGAACCCGGTTCGCGTGTTGGTCGTGGACGATTCCGCCTTCATGCGCAAAAGCCTCACCACAATGTTGGAAGAGGGGAAGCAGATTCAGGTGGTTGGCGTGGCGCGCAACGGCGAGGAAGCCGTCCAGCAGGTTCAACAGCTCAAGCCCGACGTGGTCACGATGGATGTCGAGATGCCCGGGATGACTGGGCTCCAGGCGCTTCAGCAGATCATGGCCAAGAATCCCGTCCCGGTCATCATGGTGAGCTCCGTGACGGTGGAAGGCGCACAGGAGACATTGCAGGCGTTGGAGTGGGGTGCGGTTGATTTCATCCCCAAACAATTGGACGGCGTGGCCTCGAAAATCGCTGAAATCCAAAAAATCCTGGTTCCCAAGGTTCTTGCCGCCAGATATGCGGGCAGCAAACTGAAACGGCTCACTGTCACCGGAGCACCGAAGCTCTCGGTGCCCGTGGCCAAGGCGTTGAGCAGTCGATCCGTCTCCGTGACTCGCGGCACCAAACTGATCGCGATTGGATGTTCCACCGGTGGACCGCAAGCGCTTTTTGAAATCATTCCGACCATTCCCGCCGATTGTCCGGCCGGAATCGTTATCGTGCAACACATGCCGAGCTCGTTCACCAAACCGTTCGCCGAACGCTTGAACAATCTGTGTGCCTTAGAAGTGCGGGAGGCAGTTGACGGCGATGAGGTGAAACCGGGACGGGTGTTGGTGGCTCCAGGCGGCATGCAGTTCCGGGTCGTGAAGAAAACTATCACGACATCGGTGGTCAAATTGGCACCCAATTACGAAAAGCATGCTCATGCGCCCTCCGTCGATATCATGCTGCAATCCGTGGCCGCATTGTTTGGGGAACGGAGCATCGGAGTGATTTTGACGGGCATGGGACATGACGGACTGGATGGCATGAAGGCCATCAAGGCAGTAGGAGGTCGAACCGTGGCGCAGGACGAAGCATCGAGTGTCGTCTACGGCATGCCGAAGGCTGTTGTTGAGGCAGGCTGTGCAGAGAAAGTGGTGTCGTTGTCAAAAGTCATCGGCGAAATCATGAATATGGTGTGA
- a CDS encoding chemotaxis protein CheV, with translation MSTLINEIDARTRLAGANQMELLLFKLGTNEIFGINVFKVREVMKLPELTQIPEADSRIVGMANIRGIMVPVVGLKRSLGLGVETDGQGNGTPGGNPYLIVSEYNGSLQGFLVAGVDRIIRFSWSAIKTPPAIVRENNKGAVTAVTMLEDGRMVLILDVEKVLNDICPRTDDDVFAGMTIAPELRSKCVLFADDSSVARMQIRKALDRLSMSYVIATTGGEAWQKLQALADQATAEGKEKVDQIQCILSDIEMPEMDGFTLTKHIRADPRLAHLPVMLHSSLTGACNMEKGRTVGATDYITKFDAKMLGEKLALYIQQPNHQGKKAA, from the coding sequence ATGTCCACACTGATCAATGAAATTGATGCCAGGACTAGGCTGGCCGGCGCAAATCAGATGGAGTTGCTGCTGTTCAAACTCGGCACGAATGAAATATTCGGCATCAATGTGTTCAAAGTGCGTGAGGTGATGAAACTGCCGGAGCTCACCCAGATTCCGGAAGCCGATAGCCGCATTGTCGGCATGGCCAATATCCGGGGAATCATGGTCCCCGTCGTCGGCCTCAAGCGTAGTTTGGGGTTAGGAGTGGAAACGGATGGGCAGGGAAATGGAACTCCCGGGGGAAACCCATACCTCATCGTCTCCGAATACAACGGCAGCTTGCAGGGATTTCTTGTGGCCGGCGTGGATCGCATTATCCGGTTCTCTTGGTCCGCGATTAAGACACCACCGGCCATTGTTCGGGAGAACAACAAAGGCGCCGTGACCGCCGTCACGATGCTGGAAGATGGACGGATGGTCCTGATCCTCGATGTGGAAAAAGTTCTGAACGATATCTGCCCTCGCACGGACGACGATGTCTTCGCGGGCATGACGATCGCGCCGGAGTTGAGATCGAAGTGCGTCTTGTTTGCCGACGATTCGTCCGTGGCTCGAATGCAGATTCGCAAGGCCTTGGACCGCCTCTCCATGTCCTATGTGATCGCCACGACCGGCGGGGAAGCCTGGCAAAAGCTGCAGGCCCTGGCTGATCAGGCGACGGCTGAGGGCAAAGAAAAGGTGGATCAGATCCAATGCATTCTGAGTGATATCGAAATGCCCGAGATGGACGGCTTCACGCTGACCAAGCATATCCGGGCCGACCCGAGGCTGGCGCATTTGCCGGTCATGCTTCACTCGTCCCTGACAGGAGCCTGCAATATGGAAAAGGGACGGACGGTCGGCGCAACGGACTATATCACGAAGTTTGACGCGAAAATGCTGGGCGAGAAACTGGCGCTCTATATTCAGCAACCCAATCACCAGGGGAAAAAAGCCGCCTAA